In Limisalsivibrio acetivorans, one genomic interval encodes:
- a CDS encoding glycosyltransferase family 4 protein translates to MRVLHVDTGREWRGGQRQALFLHRRLPALGIESFLAPRTGGELARMEPGSYPLPFRSEADPSYILKLNRLTKELKPDIVHSHDSHSLTPCIACTYLSPSVKLVHTRRVDFPLKKKMFNKYLHPRVHPVAISRAVADIMINGGVDREKLRIIHSGVELNHGIDEALREELRQLWLPDADFTFGSLANFADHKDYPTLLKAFSLYAEKSDKGKLLLVGDGPLFDEMKELASTLPGFDRMIFTGFSPHVHEMLSLMDLFVITSKTEGLCTTIIDAMNSHLPVLATEAGGIPELVKDGVNGLLCPVGDAECLASAMERLVNNEGFRGELADNAPSTAADFSADAMASKYAEYYRELVNGG, encoded by the coding sequence TTGAGAGTTCTCCACGTTGACACGGGGAGGGAATGGCGGGGTGGACAGAGGCAGGCCCTCTTCCTCCACCGCAGACTCCCCGCACTGGGAATAGAAAGCTTCCTCGCACCGAGAACCGGTGGGGAGCTTGCAAGGATGGAGCCCGGCTCATACCCTCTCCCCTTCAGGAGCGAGGCGGACCCTTCGTATATACTCAAGCTGAACAGGCTCACAAAAGAGCTCAAACCGGATATTGTACACTCCCACGACAGCCACTCCCTCACCCCGTGCATTGCGTGTACATACCTGAGCCCTTCGGTGAAGCTGGTACATACAAGACGAGTGGATTTCCCCCTAAAGAAGAAGATGTTCAACAAATACCTGCATCCCAGAGTGCACCCCGTTGCCATATCCCGAGCTGTGGCGGATATAATGATAAACGGGGGGGTAGACAGGGAAAAACTGCGGATAATCCACAGCGGTGTAGAGCTGAACCACGGCATCGATGAAGCTCTTCGTGAAGAGCTCCGGCAGCTGTGGCTACCGGATGCTGACTTCACATTCGGAAGCCTTGCCAACTTCGCCGATCATAAGGATTACCCCACACTCCTAAAAGCATTCTCCCTATACGCAGAAAAAAGCGATAAAGGTAAACTACTCCTCGTGGGTGACGGCCCTCTTTTTGATGAAATGAAGGAGCTGGCCTCAACACTTCCGGGGTTTGACAGGATGATCTTCACAGGCTTCTCCCCTCACGTACATGAGATGCTGTCGCTTATGGATCTCTTTGTTATAACCTCTAAAACCGAAGGACTCTGCACCACGATCATCGATGCCATGAACTCACACCTCCCCGTCCTCGCCACTGAAGCCGGCGGCATACCGGAACTGGTTAAGGACGGGGTAAACGGGCTCCTCTGCCCCGTGGGGGATGCTGAGTGTCTCGCCTCGGCAATGGAGAGACTGGTGAACAACGAAGGATTCAGAGGGGAGCTTGCAGACAATGCCCCCTCCACTGCGGCGGATTTCTCCGCTGATGCCATGGCTTCAAAATACGCTGAATATTACCGTGAGCTCGTAAACGGAGGCTGA
- a CDS encoding mechanosensitive ion channel family protein: MNTYIDYLKVYVYPYAVDILAALLIFFIGRMLIRKISDLVYKMMQKSKLDETLAIFLKNILYTILFAAIIIAALNKLGIPTASLVAVLGAAGLAIGLSLKDSVSNFGAGVLIIMLRPFKAGDFVNIAGQMGVVENIQVFQTVLKTFDNLTIYIPNSTIMGTEIVNYTARETRMVNLIIGISYDDDIKKARDIMMETMAAHENTHDDPAPVTGVLELGDSSVNIFARSWVDTPNWWQTKTDLLQQIKENLEAGGITIPFPQMDVHIQKEEV, translated from the coding sequence GTGAACACCTATATCGACTATTTGAAGGTTTATGTATACCCCTACGCTGTGGACATCCTCGCTGCACTGCTGATCTTTTTTATCGGAAGGATGCTCATACGGAAGATATCCGATCTGGTATACAAAATGATGCAGAAGAGCAAGCTCGATGAAACACTGGCGATATTCCTTAAGAATATACTCTATACAATACTCTTTGCCGCAATAATAATCGCCGCCCTTAACAAGTTGGGCATACCCACCGCCTCCCTTGTTGCTGTTCTCGGTGCCGCAGGTCTGGCCATCGGCCTCTCCCTTAAGGACAGCGTGTCAAACTTCGGTGCCGGCGTTCTTATCATAATGCTCCGCCCCTTCAAGGCTGGCGACTTCGTTAATATAGCCGGCCAGATGGGTGTTGTGGAAAATATACAGGTCTTCCAGACCGTGCTTAAAACATTCGACAACCTGACTATTTACATCCCCAACTCCACCATTATGGGAACGGAGATCGTTAACTACACCGCCAGAGAAACCCGCATGGTGAACCTTATCATAGGCATAAGCTACGATGACGATATCAAGAAGGCCCGTGATATTATGATGGAAACCATGGCCGCCCATGAAAACACCCATGACGATCCCGCACCGGTAACAGGGGTTCTTGAGCTTGGCGACAGCTCCGTAAACATCTTTGCACGCTCCTGGGTGGACACACCTAACTGGTGGCAGACCAAGACCGATCTCCTCCAGCAGATCAAGGAGAACCTTGAGGCCGGCGGCATAACAATACCCTTTCCCCAGATGGATGTTCATATACAGAAAGAGGAAGTCTGA
- the pap gene encoding polyphosphate:AMP phosphotransferase, with protein MFEAVELGQKVSKKTFEKELPELRTRLIRAQNAFQSYKGPLMVIFHGLDGAGKGELMNYIGGLMDLRDIEINTFWKETEAESKRPPFWKYWMSIPQRGHISFSFGAWYTGPMLSLVKNETDIPVFERQMKRAARFEETLANDGAIILKFWFHLSKKSAKGKLDVLKKKYGKGDIYDRAMWHREKYDAIVNAAERGIRITDSASSRWHLVEADDKWHRTKKVLEILTGTMEAALKKEEAGVSAQPPGNINSAPPVLSRIDLSNSLDKGEYKKSLAKHQERLNTLAWEVYNQGKSVIAMFEGWDAGGKGGAIRRLVQGMDIRLVSVHSVAAPTREEIAHHYLWRFWRDIPREGFISIYDRSWYGRVLVERVEGFASPQEWGRSYEEINDFEEQLTESGIILLKFWMHISPEEQLKRFKQREELPWKQYKITEEDYRNREKWELYEDAANEMIARTSTGFSPWTLVAGDDKRYARIKVMETFCEKLEGSL; from the coding sequence ATGTTTGAAGCTGTAGAACTTGGACAAAAGGTTTCCAAGAAAACTTTCGAAAAGGAGCTTCCCGAACTCCGCACACGTCTGATAAGAGCCCAGAACGCCTTTCAGTCCTATAAAGGCCCTCTTATGGTCATATTCCACGGGCTGGACGGCGCAGGTAAGGGTGAGCTCATGAACTATATCGGCGGGCTGATGGATCTGCGAGATATCGAGATTAACACCTTCTGGAAGGAGACCGAGGCGGAGAGCAAGCGTCCCCCATTCTGGAAATACTGGATGTCCATACCCCAAAGGGGGCACATAAGCTTCTCCTTCGGCGCATGGTATACAGGGCCGATGCTCTCCCTCGTTAAGAACGAAACAGATATACCCGTCTTTGAGAGGCAGATGAAAAGGGCCGCCCGCTTCGAGGAAACCCTCGCCAATGACGGTGCTATAATACTCAAGTTCTGGTTCCATCTCAGCAAAAAATCGGCCAAGGGTAAGCTCGATGTACTCAAGAAGAAGTACGGAAAAGGTGATATATATGACCGTGCCATGTGGCACAGGGAGAAGTACGACGCCATTGTGAACGCCGCCGAGCGGGGGATCAGAATAACAGACTCCGCCTCATCCAGATGGCATCTTGTGGAAGCGGATGACAAATGGCACCGTACAAAGAAGGTTCTGGAGATTCTCACCGGAACCATGGAGGCCGCCCTCAAGAAGGAGGAGGCAGGGGTCTCCGCACAGCCCCCAGGCAATATAAACAGTGCACCCCCCGTGCTCTCCCGTATAGACCTCAGCAACTCCCTCGATAAAGGGGAGTATAAGAAATCCCTCGCCAAGCATCAGGAGAGGCTTAACACCCTCGCATGGGAGGTCTATAACCAGGGGAAATCGGTCATCGCCATGTTCGAAGGGTGGGATGCCGGCGGAAAAGGGGGCGCCATCCGCAGGCTTGTTCAGGGTATGGATATCAGACTGGTAAGCGTACATTCGGTGGCCGCTCCCACCCGAGAGGAGATAGCCCACCACTATCTTTGGCGCTTCTGGCGTGATATACCGAGAGAGGGTTTCATCTCCATCTACGACAGATCGTGGTACGGCCGTGTTCTTGTGGAGCGTGTGGAAGGCTTTGCCTCTCCGCAGGAGTGGGGGAGGTCCTACGAGGAGATCAACGACTTCGAGGAACAGCTCACCGAATCGGGGATTATCCTTCTGAAATTCTGGATGCACATAAGCCCCGAGGAACAGCTGAAACGCTTCAAGCAGAGGGAGGAACTCCCCTGGAAGCAGTATAAGATAACCGAAGAAGACTACCGGAACCGAGAGAAATGGGAGCTCTACGAGGATGCGGCGAACGAGATGATCGCCAGAACCTCCACAGGCTTTTCCCCTTGGACACTCGTTGCCGGAGATGATAAAAGATATGCACGAATAAAGGTAATGGAAACATTTTGTGAAAAACTGGAGGGATCACTGTGA